The following proteins are co-located in the Microcystis wesenbergii NRERC-220 genome:
- the cbiD gene encoding cobalt-precorrin-5B (C(1))-methyltransferase CbiD, whose product MSISPPRSGYTLPVFACASAIASLQHLHGENELNSVTFNLLEPPEAVTIAIEQVARLNPDAALAITRSDPGDNLDLTRNTPIWALVERKTGNQEIEIQGGEGIGLQVDNGGKSAIYSYAQRLLQENLRPLLLPQESIKVTIILPEGKKLATRTSNAAFGVVEGLSLLGTTGISQPLSAPGQLEIFREQLKILSRRFDRLVFCIGENGLDLAPQMGINPDILVKTANWIGPMLLEAQLQGISEILLFGYHGKLIKLAGGIFQTHHHLADGRREILTAYAAKMGLATPHLQQIFDSSTSENGLEYLRQLDRQTGDNWVERIYGEMANTIDRRCQEYVYNHSNGHLGVGCILFDRSRSLISKSENGLKFLQNLPVTPQ is encoded by the coding sequence ATGTCTATCTCCCCACCCCGTTCCGGTTACACTTTACCAGTTTTTGCCTGTGCCAGTGCGATCGCATCTCTCCAGCATCTCCACGGCGAAAATGAGCTAAATTCCGTTACTTTTAATCTTTTAGAACCGCCAGAAGCCGTTACTATTGCCATCGAACAAGTTGCCCGACTTAACCCCGATGCTGCCCTAGCTATCACCCGCAGCGATCCGGGGGACAATTTAGATTTAACTAGAAATACCCCTATATGGGCGTTAGTAGAAAGAAAAACGGGTAATCAAGAGATAGAGATTCAAGGCGGCGAAGGAATCGGCCTACAGGTTGATAATGGCGGAAAATCAGCTATTTATAGTTATGCCCAGCGTCTGCTGCAAGAAAACCTCAGACCCCTGTTACTGCCCCAAGAAAGCATCAAAGTGACGATTATCCTTCCAGAAGGCAAAAAACTGGCCACAAGGACTTCTAACGCCGCTTTTGGGGTGGTAGAGGGATTATCTTTGTTGGGTACTACTGGCATTTCCCAACCCCTGAGCGCCCCCGGACAGTTAGAAATCTTTCGCGAGCAATTAAAAATTTTATCCCGTCGTTTCGATCGCTTGGTGTTTTGTATCGGGGAAAATGGCTTAGATTTAGCCCCTCAAATGGGGATTAATCCTGATATTTTGGTAAAAACAGCCAATTGGATCGGGCCGATGTTATTAGAGGCACAATTACAGGGAATCTCTGAAATTCTTTTGTTTGGTTATCACGGTAAATTAATTAAACTTGCCGGGGGAATCTTTCAGACTCACCATCATCTCGCCGATGGTCGTCGGGAAATTCTTACCGCCTACGCCGCTAAAATGGGTTTAGCTACCCCCCATCTCCAGCAAATTTTTGACAGTAGCACCAGCGAAAACGGTCTGGAATATCTGCGTCAATTAGACCGGCAAACGGGAGATAATTGGGTGGAACGCATCTATGGAGAAATGGCTAATACGATTGATCGCCGTTGCCAAGAATACGTTTATAACCACAGTAACGGTCATCTTGGGGTCGGTTGTATTTTATTCGATCGCTCTCGTTCTTTGATCAGCAAAAGCGAAAATGGCCTTAAATTTTTGCAAAATCTACCAGTTACTCCCCAGTGA
- the guaA gene encoding glutamine-hydrolyzing GMP synthase — protein MTTQTPLPTPEETLPSESFTNSLNRQIIIILDFGSQYSELIARRIRETNVYSEVLSYRTSAEQLAQINPKGIILSGGPNSVYDPGAPHCDPEIWNLGVPVLGVCYGMQLMVQQLGGRVERAKRAEYGKASLFINDPTDLLTNVENGSTAWMSHGDSCVELPAGFEILAHTDNTDCAAIADHEKKLFGVQFHPEVVHSVGGIALIRNFVYHICKCEPTWTTAAFVEESIREIRAKVGDKRVLLALSGGVDSSTLAFLLHRAIGDQLTCMFIDQGFMRKGEPERLMQIFNEQFHIRVEYVNARERFLAQVAGVTDPEEKRRRIGHEFIQVFEEESNRLGPFDYLAQGTLYPDVIESADSNVDPKTGERVAVKIKSHHNVGGLPKNLRFKLVEPLRKLFKDEVRKLGRSIGLPEEIVRRQPFPGPGLAIRILGEVTADKLNILRDADWVVRDEINKQGMYHDFWQAFAVLLPVRSVGVMGDQRTYAYPIVLRLVSSEDGMTADWSRVPYDLLETISNRIVNEVKGVNRVVYDITSKPPGTIEWE, from the coding sequence GTGACAACTCAAACCCCCCTTCCTACCCCTGAAGAGACTTTGCCCTCAGAGTCCTTCACTAATAGCCTTAATCGTCAAATAATCATCATTCTTGACTTTGGCTCCCAGTATTCTGAATTAATCGCCCGCAGAATCCGGGAAACGAACGTTTACTCCGAAGTTCTCTCCTATCGTACCAGTGCCGAACAATTGGCCCAAATCAACCCGAAAGGAATAATTCTTTCGGGCGGTCCCAATTCCGTCTATGATCCTGGAGCGCCCCACTGTGATCCCGAAATTTGGAATTTAGGTGTACCCGTCCTCGGAGTTTGCTACGGGATGCAATTGATGGTACAGCAGTTAGGGGGCAGGGTAGAACGGGCAAAACGGGCCGAATACGGCAAAGCATCCCTATTTATCAACGATCCTACCGATTTATTAACCAATGTCGAGAACGGCTCCACCGCATGGATGAGTCACGGAGATTCCTGCGTGGAATTGCCCGCGGGTTTTGAAATTCTCGCTCATACCGATAATACCGATTGTGCGGCCATTGCCGATCACGAGAAAAAACTCTTTGGAGTGCAGTTTCACCCGGAAGTTGTCCATTCTGTGGGAGGAATCGCCTTAATTCGCAATTTCGTCTATCATATCTGCAAATGCGAACCCACTTGGACCACGGCAGCTTTTGTCGAGGAATCGATCCGAGAAATTAGGGCAAAAGTGGGCGATAAGCGAGTTTTATTGGCTTTATCCGGCGGTGTGGACTCCTCTACCTTAGCATTCCTCTTGCATCGAGCGATCGGTGATCAACTAACCTGTATGTTTATCGATCAGGGATTCATGCGTAAGGGTGAACCAGAACGATTAATGCAGATATTTAACGAGCAATTCCATATTAGAGTCGAGTATGTCAACGCTAGAGAGCGATTTTTAGCGCAAGTGGCCGGTGTCACCGATCCCGAAGAAAAGCGCCGTCGTATCGGCCATGAATTTATTCAGGTCTTTGAAGAAGAATCGAATCGTTTGGGACCCTTTGATTATCTGGCCCAAGGAACTTTATATCCCGATGTGATTGAATCGGCCGATAGTAATGTGGATCCCAAAACCGGGGAAAGAGTAGCGGTTAAAATTAAAAGTCATCATAACGTTGGTGGACTGCCGAAAAATCTCCGGTTTAAATTAGTCGAACCCCTGCGAAAATTATTTAAGGATGAGGTGAGAAAATTAGGTCGATCGATCGGTCTTCCAGAAGAAATTGTTCGTCGTCAACCTTTCCCCGGCCCCGGTTTAGCGATTCGCATTTTAGGGGAAGTCACCGCAGATAAATTAAATATTTTGCGCGATGCAGATTGGGTGGTGCGCGATGAGATTAATAAGCAGGGAATGTATCACGATTTCTGGCAAGCTTTCGCGGTTTTATTGCCTGTCCGCAGTGTGGGAGTGATGGGAGATCAACGCACCTACGCTTATCCTATTGTCCTACGTTTAGTCAGCAGTGAAGACGGAATGACTGCCGATTGGTCGCGGGTTCCCTATGATTTATTGGAGACAATTTCTAATCGCATTGTCAATGAAGTTAAGGGAGTTAACCGCGTGGTTTATGATATTACTTCTAAGCCACCCGGAACTATAGAATGGGAGTAG
- a CDS encoding DUF262 domain-containing protein, giving the protein MTQLEILEEIEAVDFAEEEEDIAGESANQKKLQLKEISETVVAGSDWTTATIRDQLIRENIQLNPRFQRRDAWNITRKSRFIESLILGFPVPLIVLATNNKEKGKFIVLDGKQRLLTILQFYGDSATPNNSFTLKDLEFLDNLNGCQYQDLENDFNLNDFLDQLDNQTIRTIVIRNWKTESFLHKIFLRLNVENTPLSSQELRQALHPGGFINFLDDRAIESQALKKIFKSSYPDFRMRDTDILLRYVAFHYYLSDYRGDVQMLLDKTCQNFNQEWEKRSDEIINVVDQFEKAVQTTINIFGEKNFSRLWLYKEKKYRSQFNRAILDVMVFYFCDDLIRAAAEKNKEQIENAFKELLSNPDNEFRNSVEKTTKSIRATYNRFNLWGQALSKVLDINFNIPQMEDNRIIFKGLR; this is encoded by the coding sequence ATGACACAGTTAGAGATTTTAGAAGAAATAGAAGCGGTGGATTTTGCGGAAGAAGAAGAAGATATTGCAGGAGAATCAGCAAACCAAAAAAAGCTACAACTCAAAGAAATCTCCGAGACTGTTGTTGCTGGAAGTGATTGGACTACCGCAACGATCCGCGATCAATTAATTCGAGAAAATATTCAACTCAATCCGCGCTTTCAAAGACGAGATGCTTGGAATATTACTCGTAAAAGTCGATTTATTGAATCCCTAATTCTAGGGTTTCCAGTCCCACTGATTGTCTTAGCTACTAATAATAAGGAAAAAGGGAAATTTATCGTTCTTGATGGCAAACAACGCCTACTAACAATTTTACAGTTTTATGGTGACAGTGCCACACCTAATAATAGTTTTACTTTAAAAGATTTAGAATTTCTAGATAATCTCAATGGCTGCCAATATCAGGATCTAGAAAATGACTTCAATTTAAATGATTTCTTAGACCAACTGGATAATCAAACTATCCGCACGATTGTTATCCGTAATTGGAAAACGGAGAGTTTCCTCCATAAAATTTTTCTGCGTCTCAATGTGGAAAATACCCCTTTGTCTTCTCAAGAATTAAGACAAGCATTACACCCAGGGGGTTTTATTAATTTTTTAGATGATCGAGCGATCGAAAGTCAAGCATTAAAGAAAATATTTAAATCTTCCTATCCCGATTTCCGGATGCGCGACACTGATATATTATTGCGTTATGTAGCTTTTCATTATTATTTATCCGATTATCGCGGTGATGTTCAGATGCTTCTAGATAAAACCTGTCAAAATTTCAATCAAGAATGGGAAAAACGCTCAGATGAAATTATCAATGTTGTTGATCAATTTGAAAAAGCTGTCCAGACAACGATTAATATTTTTGGAGAGAAAAACTTTTCTCGTCTCTGGTTATATAAAGAAAAAAAGTATCGAAGTCAGTTCAATCGAGCAATTTTAGATGTGATGGTTTTTTACTTTTGCGATGATCTAATTAGAGCAGCTGCCGAGAAAAACAAAGAACAGATAGAAAATGCTTTTAAAGAATTATTATCTAACCCTGACAATGAATTTAGGAACTCAGTAGAAAAAACTACTAAAAGTATTAGAGCAACTTACAATCGTTTTAATTTATGGGGTCAAGCTTTATCAAAAGTATTAGATATTAACTTCAATATTCCTCAGATGGAAGACAATCGTATTATTTTTAAGGGGTTAAGATAG
- a CDS encoding HEPN domain-containing protein gives MPKSLRFRQLTKELNRLKKQFLPRKFSEINEYSERQLALTFAYRVFAHAEIESYLEDRVWDTVQTAKNIWDNQGKAGRVLLCVIAFSGQEMENPPDTITPLKGNKNVSLDKLKITKKIDIVIRCFKSVIDQNHGIKETNLLKLLLPIGIDSDDLDKVWLANMNTFGEERGEIAHSSAIKTKKTPNPADELERVKQIIQELEKVDQLITNLLK, from the coding sequence ATGCCGAAATCTCTAAGATTTAGACAACTAACCAAAGAATTGAATCGACTAAAAAAACAATTCCTACCTCGTAAATTTAGCGAGATAAATGAATATTCTGAAAGACAATTAGCTTTAACTTTTGCCTATCGAGTTTTTGCTCATGCTGAGATTGAATCTTATCTTGAAGATCGAGTTTGGGATACAGTACAGACAGCAAAAAATATCTGGGATAATCAAGGTAAAGCTGGTCGAGTTTTGTTATGTGTAATCGCTTTTTCTGGTCAAGAAATGGAAAATCCTCCCGATACCATTACTCCTCTTAAAGGTAACAAAAATGTCTCCCTAGACAAACTGAAAATAACTAAAAAAATTGACATAGTGATTAGATGTTTTAAATCAGTTATCGATCAAAATCATGGGATTAAGGAAACTAACCTATTAAAATTACTCTTACCAATCGGCATCGATAGTGATGACTTAGATAAAGTTTGGTTAGCCAATATGAATACTTTTGGAGAAGAACGCGGTGAAATCGCTCATTCTTCGGCAATAAAAACGAAAAAAACGCCTAACCCTGCCGACGAATTAGAAAGAGTTAAACAAATTATTCAAGAATTAGAGAAAGTCGATCAATTGATTACTAATTTGCTCAAGTAA
- a CDS encoding DNA cytosine methyltransferase produces the protein MKHRPIAIDLFAGCGGMSLGLEAAGFDIAVAVEFDAVHSLVHHFNFPYCQTICRDIAKVTSREIWELLKLKGYATDVSLIAGGPPCQGFSLIGKRQIDDPRNSLVFEYLRIVGEIKPKYFIFENVPGMATGKHKQFLEELISEFEAIGYTINQPIKILDASEYGAPQKRRRLILIGSRKDVTMAKYPLAKTVDLNSAKKSAFTSVYDAISDLELIPAFIDTDLGIPASKLDYSGKRKKYSVQPRDIFKLCHQRTVDTKIYGHIGSVHTQRSINRFIVTEPGTVEPKSRFFKLSPTGLCNTLRAGTNSDKGAYTAPRPIHYSIPRCITVREAARLHTFPDWFQFHRTIWHGFREIGNAVIPLLSKELGSSVMGAMNINTANLNRVILEKMPEDLLLYNMSQASNYWGIPDDVIAKRKRGVSQR, from the coding sequence GTGAAACATAGACCAATTGCGATCGATTTATTTGCCGGCTGCGGTGGGATGTCCCTTGGTCTAGAAGCGGCGGGATTTGATATTGCTGTAGCGGTGGAGTTTGATGCAGTCCATTCCTTGGTTCATCATTTTAACTTTCCCTATTGTCAAACTATCTGCCGGGATATAGCCAAAGTAACAAGTAGAGAAATATGGGAATTATTAAAACTAAAAGGCTATGCCACTGATGTTAGTTTAATTGCTGGTGGTCCGCCGTGCCAAGGTTTTTCACTGATTGGTAAACGACAAATAGATGATCCTAGAAATTCTCTTGTATTTGAATATCTGCGGATTGTAGGGGAAATTAAACCCAAGTATTTTATCTTTGAAAATGTTCCCGGCATGGCTACGGGTAAACATAAACAATTTTTAGAGGAGTTAATCTCTGAATTTGAAGCTATTGGCTATACAATCAATCAGCCAATTAAAATCCTTGATGCCAGTGAATACGGCGCACCACAAAAGCGCAGAAGATTAATCTTAATTGGTAGTCGAAAAGACGTGACGATGGCTAAATATCCCCTGGCAAAGACCGTCGATTTGAACTCAGCCAAAAAATCAGCTTTTACCAGCGTCTATGATGCGATTTCAGATTTAGAATTAATACCAGCCTTTATCGATACTGATTTAGGCATACCCGCATCAAAATTAGATTATAGTGGTAAGAGGAAAAAATATTCAGTGCAGCCAAGGGATATTTTTAAACTTTGCCATCAAAGAACAGTAGATACAAAAATCTATGGACATATAGGCTCAGTTCATACCCAAAGATCAATTAATAGATTTATCGTAACCGAACCGGGTACAGTGGAACCAAAAAGTCGCTTTTTCAAGCTTTCTCCCACTGGTTTATGCAATACTCTCCGGGCCGGAACTAATAGTGACAAAGGGGCCTATACTGCTCCTAGACCCATTCACTATTCTATTCCTCGTTGTATTACTGTACGAGAAGCCGCCAGATTACATACATTCCCCGATTGGTTTCAGTTTCACCGCACAATATGGCATGGTTTTCGTGAGATTGGTAATGCGGTTATTCCGCTATTATCGAAAGAACTTGGCTCTTCTGTGATGGGAGCAATGAATATCAATACCGCTAATCTCAACCGAGTTATTTTAGAAAAAATGCCCGAAGACTTATTGCTATATAATATGTCTCAGGCATCAAACTATTGGGGAATCCCTGACGATGTTATCGCGAAAAGAAAACGAGGTGTCTCTCAGAGATAG
- a CDS encoding S8 family serine peptidase: protein MDRYHLTAAGLLMMKRGFWFVVGLVVTIILLPSLVLSNSIGEQGIYADRLRAEPYNLLGRKIAIGQVEIGRPAQFGYDKVAAWRPPYKLAGVFFRDQIAKPNTYLDNHAAMVATVMVSDDKKIPGVAPKARLYSGAVGSLRRGGQPEECLTSQNIARQNSGDVRAINFSFGESLQRDQRQEPKLDGQALLTQCVDWSSRVDDVLYVIAGNQGKGGIPIPTDHFNGITTAYTAKREGKFTKVDFANISALPVGIGRSLIKREINDGSRRSINLVAPGNKIELYDLKGKLNTVSGTSFAAPHITASVALLQEYGDQQINQKNPHWSLDSRHHQVMKAVMLNAADKIKDTGDGLRLGMRRTVLTKDQKTWLESDAYKDPKIPLDIQMGTGHLNTFRAYQQFSNGQWSAAESIPPIGWDYATVTANSYQDYALEKPLKANSFVSITLAWDRLVELIDTNGNNLYDLDESFRDRGLNNLDVYLLPDQEDNNTKYTCASLSDSDSLEHIFCPVPISGKYKIRVQYRQQVNEKEQAFALAWWTVTE, encoded by the coding sequence ATGGATCGGTATCACCTTACTGCCGCAGGATTGCTGATGATGAAAAGAGGGTTTTGGTTTGTCGTCGGGTTAGTAGTAACGATAATTCTCCTTCCTTCCCTAGTTCTTTCTAATTCCATCGGTGAACAGGGAATTTATGCCGATCGCCTGCGGGCAGAACCCTATAATTTATTAGGGCGAAAAATTGCCATCGGTCAAGTGGAAATCGGCCGACCGGCTCAGTTCGGTTATGATAAAGTGGCAGCTTGGCGACCCCCCTATAAATTAGCCGGTGTTTTTTTTCGCGATCAAATTGCCAAACCCAACACCTATCTAGATAATCACGCCGCTATGGTGGCGACGGTGATGGTCAGTGATGATAAAAAAATCCCCGGAGTGGCCCCAAAAGCGAGATTATATTCGGGGGCGGTGGGTTCTTTGCGACGCGGCGGACAACCGGAAGAATGTCTTACCAGTCAAAATATTGCCCGACAAAATAGCGGTGATGTGCGAGCAATTAACTTTAGTTTTGGGGAATCTTTGCAAAGAGATCAACGACAGGAACCAAAATTAGATGGTCAAGCTTTATTAACTCAATGTGTTGATTGGTCATCGCGAGTTGATGATGTTCTTTATGTAATTGCCGGTAATCAAGGTAAGGGAGGAATTCCCATTCCCACCGATCATTTTAACGGCATTACTACCGCTTATACAGCGAAAAGAGAAGGAAAATTTACTAAAGTTGATTTTGCTAATATTAGTGCTTTGCCAGTGGGTATTGGTCGCAGTTTAATTAAACGGGAAATTAATGATGGTTCGCGACGGTCGATTAATTTAGTTGCCCCCGGCAATAAAATAGAGCTTTATGATCTCAAAGGTAAATTAAATACTGTTAGTGGCACCAGTTTCGCTGCCCCTCATATTACGGCATCCGTGGCGCTTTTACAAGAATACGGCGATCAACAAATTAATCAAAAAAATCCCCATTGGAGTCTCGATTCTCGTCATCATCAAGTAATGAAGGCAGTGATGCTTAATGCTGCCGATAAAATTAAAGATACGGGGGATGGGTTACGGTTAGGTATGAGACGGACAGTCTTAACTAAGGACCAAAAAACTTGGTTAGAGTCCGATGCTTATAAAGACCCGAAAATTCCTTTAGATATTCAGATGGGGACGGGACATCTTAACACTTTTCGCGCCTACCAACAGTTTAGTAATGGTCAATGGTCCGCCGCAGAATCTATTCCTCCTATTGGTTGGGATTACGCTACAGTTACCGCTAATAGTTATCAAGATTATGCCCTAGAGAAGCCCTTAAAAGCTAATAGTTTTGTTTCGATAACTTTAGCTTGGGATCGTTTGGTAGAACTAATCGATACTAATGGCAATAATCTCTATGATCTCGATGAAAGTTTCCGAGATCGCGGCCTGAATAATTTAGATGTTTATCTTTTACCTGACCAGGAGGATAATAATACTAAATACACCTGCGCTTCCCTGAGTGATAGTGATAGTTTAGAGCATATTTTTTGTCCTGTCCCCATCTCTGGAAAGTATAAAATTCGGGTTCAATATCGTCAACAAGTTAACGAGAAAGAACAAGCTTTTGCTCTCGCTTGGTGGACGGTTACCGAATAA
- the cax gene encoding calcium/proton exchanger, with protein sequence MNLRKIVSFAFLLFIPLSVVASRLNWGDQAIFITAALSIIPLSIWLSTSVERVAVVTGPTLGGLVNAIFGNTTTLVIALIALKKGLVDIVQASITGSILSDLLLFMGMGMLTGGIRYKEQEFKPILARVNGSSMTLAVIAIALPTLVIYTSNVVEVADILSLSLVTATVLLIVYGLTLLFSLKTHSYLYEVGLSNENTPDNQVSEEEKAQVWIWLLVLLTSTVAVAYESDLFVDVVESVMEGFHLTPLFIGVIFIPLISDVSGIVTVIQLALKNQMDLTVSVAMGDSLLVALFVAPLLVFIGQFWQQPMDLNFNPFNVVALIVAVVVTNLISFTGRSNWLDGTLLLATYLILAVAFYYHPA encoded by the coding sequence ATGAATTTAAGAAAAATTGTCTCCTTTGCTTTCCTATTATTTATTCCCCTATCGGTGGTCGCTAGTCGTCTTAATTGGGGAGATCAAGCTATTTTTATCACTGCCGCTTTATCGATCATTCCCCTGTCAATTTGGTTAAGTACGTCTGTGGAAAGAGTTGCCGTAGTCACTGGGCCAACTTTGGGAGGATTAGTTAATGCTATCTTTGGCAATACTACCACTTTAGTTATTGCCTTAATTGCCCTAAAAAAAGGCTTGGTGGACATCGTACAAGCCAGTATTACCGGTAGTATTCTCAGCGATTTATTATTATTTATGGGCATGGGAATGCTCACGGGAGGAATTCGCTACAAAGAGCAAGAATTTAAACCGATTTTAGCGCGGGTAAATGGTTCTTCCATGACTTTAGCAGTAATAGCGATCGCTTTACCAACTTTGGTAATATATACTTCTAACGTGGTGGAAGTTGCCGATATTCTCAGTCTTTCCCTAGTCACCGCCACGGTTTTATTAATAGTTTACGGGTTAACTTTATTATTTTCCCTCAAAACCCATAGCTATCTCTACGAAGTGGGATTAAGTAATGAAAATACCCCCGACAATCAGGTTAGTGAGGAAGAAAAAGCTCAAGTCTGGATTTGGTTACTTGTGCTGCTTACTTCCACCGTAGCTGTAGCTTATGAGTCGGATTTATTTGTTGATGTAGTGGAATCGGTGATGGAAGGATTTCATCTCACTCCTCTCTTTATCGGGGTGATTTTCATCCCTTTAATTAGCGATGTTTCTGGAATAGTTACCGTCATTCAATTAGCCCTAAAAAATCAGATGGATTTAACGGTTTCCGTGGCGATGGGTGATAGTTTATTGGTGGCTTTATTCGTAGCACCTTTATTAGTTTTTATCGGTCAATTTTGGCAGCAACCCATGGATTTAAATTTTAATCCCTTTAACGTGGTGGCTTTGATTGTAGCGGTGGTTGTCACTAATTTAATCAGCTTTACCGGTCGTTCCAATTGGTTAGATGGAACCCTATTACTAGCCACCTATTTAATCTTGGCAGTGGCTTTTTATTACCATCCCGCCTAG
- a CDS encoding cupredoxin domain-containing protein produces MNSNPYFAGKDIYQKFVAVVIVLISCWLVTFPAFAGSAPLEVKISLGSGQGELKFFPSQLDFIAGQKYKLILDNPSPTKHYFTAKDFADASWTQKVEAGKVEIKGAIHELELKPNAQAEWVIVPLKTGKYKLICTIPGHAEAGMVGEIAINNP; encoded by the coding sequence ATGAATTCTAATCCCTACTTCGCTGGCAAGGATATCTACCAAAAATTTGTGGCAGTAGTAATAGTTTTAATTAGTTGTTGGTTAGTGACTTTTCCGGCCTTCGCCGGCTCCGCCCCTCTAGAAGTTAAAATTAGTCTAGGCTCCGGGCAAGGAGAATTAAAATTCTTTCCTAGTCAACTAGACTTTATTGCTGGACAAAAATACAAATTAATCCTCGATAATCCCAGTCCCACTAAACATTATTTTACCGCTAAAGACTTCGCCGATGCTAGTTGGACGCAGAAAGTTGAAGCGGGAAAAGTGGAGATTAAAGGGGCAATTCACGAACTAGAATTAAAACCTAATGCACAGGCAGAATGGGTAATAGTTCCTCTCAAAACTGGTAAGTATAAATTAATCTGTACTATTCCAGGTCATGCTGAAGCGGGAATGGTGGGAGAAATCGCCATTAATAACCCATGA
- a CDS encoding DUF6679 family protein, with translation MLHRKIYQFCMDGQEVCIFLRDQQRWIDNARIIDLESDLVTIRYETEEEDEISSWEEMVRLESIGAVSRKLASVSRTNPDINVSEDCPEAEQLYPHSPDSLD, from the coding sequence ATGTTACACCGCAAGATTTATCAATTCTGTATGGATGGTCAGGAAGTCTGCATTTTCTTGCGCGATCAGCAAAGATGGATTGATAATGCTCGTATTATCGATCTAGAAAGCGATCTCGTCACCATTCGCTACGAAACAGAAGAAGAAGACGAAATTTCTTCTTGGGAAGAAATGGTGCGTTTAGAAAGTATTGGTGCGGTTAGCAGAAAACTGGCCTCGGTGTCGCGGACGAATCCTGATATTAATGTCTCGGAAGATTGTCCGGAAGCCGAACAACTTTATCCCCATTCTCCCGATAGCTTAGATTAA
- a CDS encoding alpha/beta fold hydrolase, with protein MPTIDISGVSHSYELFSPRADKPVLVFIHGWLLSRHYWQPLVDILSPDYPCLVYDLRGFGDSQKITSNSPPSSYNLESYSQDVITLLNRLNLDAAWLVGHSLGGSVALWSADICPERIKGVICMNAGGGIYLKEEFERFREAGRQILQRRPPWLPGVPLIDVLFSRMMVKQPLSKKWGKQRVIDFVRADYQAALGSLLETTTIGEVHLLPQIVSRLPQPVYFLAGKEDTIMEVKYVNHLASFHPLFETGGNVIELSDCGHFAMLEQTAAVAQKMMAILNQHRG; from the coding sequence ATGCCTACCATCGACATATCGGGAGTATCCCACAGTTACGAGTTATTTTCGCCCCGAGCGGATAAACCGGTTTTAGTCTTTATACACGGTTGGCTGCTGAGTCGTCACTACTGGCAGCCTTTGGTAGATATTCTCTCCCCGGATTATCCCTGTCTAGTTTACGATCTCCGGGGCTTCGGCGACTCCCAAAAAATCACCTCTAACAGTCCTCCTAGTAGTTATAACCTTGAATCCTACTCCCAAGACGTTATTACCCTTCTTAACCGCTTAAACCTCGATGCTGCTTGGTTAGTTGGTCATTCCCTCGGTGGTAGTGTGGCTTTGTGGTCCGCGGATATCTGTCCTGAACGGATTAAAGGGGTAATCTGTATGAATGCCGGCGGTGGCATCTATCTAAAGGAGGAATTTGAGCGCTTTCGGGAAGCCGGAAGACAGATTTTACAGAGAAGACCGCCTTGGTTGCCCGGTGTTCCCTTGATTGATGTTTTATTCTCGCGGATGATGGTCAAGCAACCCCTAAGTAAAAAATGGGGCAAACAGCGAGTGATTGATTTTGTCCGGGCCGATTACCAAGCGGCCCTAGGGTCACTTTTGGAAACCACCACTATCGGCGAAGTTCATCTTTTACCCCAGATTGTCTCCCGTCTCCCGCAGCCGGTCTATTTTCTGGCGGGGAAAGAGGACACGATTATGGAAGTTAAGTACGTTAACCATCTGGCGAGTTTTCATCCCTTGTTTGAAACTGGCGGCAACGTGATTGAGTTGTCCGATTGCGGTCATTTTGCCATGCTCGAACAAACAGCAGCGGTGGCCCAAAAGATGATGGCTATTTTAAATCAGCATCGGGGTTAG